The DNA segment CAGCCAGTCTTCTGCCGCAAAGAAGCTGGCTGCTTTGGCCTCGGCCCACAGCGTATTGATTGCCTGAGCGACCATGGCAGCGGCGATGCCTTTGCCGGTCACATCAGCAACGACCAACACCAGTTCCCCTGAGGGTAAAATGCGCGCACCCATCCAGTCACCACCGAGTATGTCCTGTTGTTCGTGGTAAAAGTGCACCTCGGCATCATTCCAATGCAAAACCTTGAGCGCTGGTGATAGAGAGTCCTGCACTCGCTGGGCAATATGCATTTGAGTTTCTATGGCTTCTAAGCGCAAACGCTCATTTTGCAGCTGCAACTCTTTAGATCGGCTGTCAAGGGGAGAGAATTGGATCAGATATTTGTAAAAGAAAACATTTAGGGCGAGTCCCAAGCTATCAAAAATCGTCAATAGGGAAAACCAATTGAAGTCTTCTAGTGCTGGATGTTGGTGACCCCAACCAATCATCCCTAAGATGATGTGTTCAGCTGCCAAAAGTATGGCGTTCTTATTTGAAGTAGGTGCGATAAATACGATAGTAGGTCCTATGGCCGTGTAGATTCCGGCAATAATCATCTTTGATTCGACCGAATCAACTCCGTAAGAAACGACTAGAAAAGATATGGCGTGTCCAATCAGCAATAATTGACTAATAGCGGTGAATAAATGTACGAGCTTAAGATTGCCTCGTTTAAGTAAAACGGAGGCAAAATCCACACATGATAGATAGTAAAAAATACGTTGCTGCGAGAGGAAAGCGCTCTAGTGTTTCTGTAAACAGAAAGATCTGAATCGATGCTAGTAGCATAATTGCTGCGCACAATTGTAGAATGCGCGGCGAAACTGATGCCAAAAACTTATTGCTCCAAACATCGACCTGCGACTGGAGTTGATCTTCCTGACTGTTGTTGGAGCTAGGTGCCACGGACGTTTAAGGCCTCCCGATTAGGGGATCGGTCGCATGTGGCAGAAACTCCAGAATTTTGGTTTATTGTTTGGTGTCTGCCCTATGGTAACTACTAACTATATGGAGATAAATAACCAGAGTTATGGTCGACTATAACAACGTTTTAGTAGGGAGCGCGTGCATCGCTGCTAGGTTTAGCTAGCTAGATGATGCAGTACGCCATGTTGCTGCGGCTCAAACCCAACACGATCTTTTTTTGGCGATGTGATTTTTTCAAAAGCATGTTTAGTACCAACCGGTGGCAGACCCTGTGGTAGGTTGAAAAAAGGATAGCGGCGAGCTATAGCGACAATACTGTGCTCACCAAAAAAAACAGCGTCGACGTATTCTTCTGGCGCGCTTGCGCCTGCATTGGAGTGTGCTTTACCTTCGTTGGCTGTAGTCACACTGGACATGACACCGGCATAGTGAACCCTCGGGAGATTGTACCAAGGGATGCCCGGATATCGGTGATGTAGCTCATGAAAGCCAATGTTATGAGCGTAGATGGTCCAGTTAAGTAGGTGACTACTACCGAAGTAGCTCCGCGTCTTGACGCCGATGGGCATGTGTAGATGTTCTAAAAAGCTGCGCGTTAGATGGAATGTCAGGGCCAGGTAAGCTACGGCGACGTGGATCATTGACATGCGCCAATCCAAGACGCTGAGACCAAGTAGCAATACTAGGTGCAGACTGTACTGACGTAATTCACCCCAAAAGCCTTTGGGAGCATTGCCGTAGATCTGGAGGATACGGCCCATATACTTAAACATGTATGCAGGAGCCATCAGCCAAAGTTTCCAACCCTTGATGCCGAGTTGATCTATTTCGCGGGCAACACGAGCATCCAGATCTCCTTCAGTAAAGAGATGCTGATGGTGCGCCAGATGGGCGCGGCGTGCGTCGTTAAAGTCGTTGAAGATCATCAGGGCCGTTAGGTGCCCAAAAAAATCATTCACTTTTTTGTTGGGATGAAACGTATAGTGATAGGCGTCGTGCGACAGAATTCCGACCGCCATCCAGCGATTAGCGGCGAGTGTCATGATGAGCGGCAGCGCTAACCAACCCACCCAATGGGCCGCGTTGAGGGCGGCCCAAATCGCCACGTACAAAGAGGAAAATACGAGGCGCTATGGACAATTAGCGTCGAATCGCCGTCGTCCTCTAGCAGAATCGAGCGTGAGTCTAGATTTGTAGCCACCAGCCGTCGTGAGTGCGGCTCACAGAGTCACTTGCCGCTAAATCGCGGAGGCCGCCTTTCGCTCATTGCGGCTGCTGCTTCACGAAAGTCGGCAGTCTGAAACAGTGCCGCCTGAGCCCAGGCCTCAAGACTTAAACCGCGGTCTTGATCGATCATCCCATCAATGACACGTTTGGCCATACCTATAGCTAGTGGTGCGCCCTTGCTCAGTTCTGATTCCATAGCCTTACCGGCGTCTGTGAGCTGGGCTGGCTCGACGACTTGGTTCAGGATGCCGACTCGTTCCAGATATGCCGCATCAAGTTGCCGCCCAGTCATAATGATTTCTTTGGCCCGAGCCGCACCGACGAGTTTGACCAGACGCGTGGTGCCACCGACATCTGGGATGATCCCGAGGTGCACCTCCGGTAGCCCCATCTTGAGATCGGAGGTTCCAATGCGAAAGTCACAGGCGAGTGCCAGTTCCATGCCCATGCCCAGGCAAAACCCGTGCAATAAAGCTATGGTCGGCAACTCGGATCGTTCGAGGCGATTAACCACAGCTTGAATGTCGGCGGTAATCAGACGCATTTTGCTCAGCCAGTCGGCACCGTATCCGTCACCTAGTTGTGTCAGGGTACTGAGATCAATGCCCGCAGAGAATCCTTTGCCCTCACCCCTCATGACGATACAGCGCACCCCAGAGGCGCGATTGGCTTCCTTCAAGGCTGCGTCCAGCTCGTGCCAGAGTTCCAGTGAGATAGCATTTCGTTTATCTGGGCGATTGAGAACAATCTCAAAAGTCGACCCTACCTGGCTTGCTTGGATAAATTGGTACATCGCATGCTCCTACAAAACTCTGTGACTACTAATTTGACACAGCTTCGGGGCGCCGCAAATGCACCTTACGGTGGTCTGCTTTTGTAAGTGAAATCGGGTCGTTAGGGGTTAAGTTCTTGTTTCTCAAGTTTCCCCATAAATTACCGATGCTTCCCTGAAGTTTTCGGGCTGAGGCCACGGCTACGGCATGACCGATGGCTAAACCAGCTCATGCGGGGGGAACTGGTCAGATTGAACCTTAAAATTTTCAAACCGCCTAAGCATTTTAAACGGGCACTTGTTGGCCTACTGGGCGTGCTTTTTCTAATGCCAGCCGCTGCCGCTCAGGCCGAAAATTATTCGCTCAGCTATGCAGCGCGCCTAACGACCGCCAATGGTGCTCCCGTCGACGGGCCAGTCGATGTCGAAGCGCGGTTTTGGACTGCTGCGACGGGCGGTAGCCAGCTTGCACGTGCTTTTACCTATGCGGGTGTGACACCTAACCAAGGCGTCTTGCAAATAACGATTGTTGCCACGAGTGCTGAGATCGCGCAGATCTTTGGTGACGGCAGTGCTCCTGTTTATATCGAGGTTACTGCAGCGGGTAAGATCTATGGTTTTCATTAGCTTAGCGCCAGTGCCCGACCCCGGGCTCTCATCGGTTGAAAAGGAACATAAACGCGCCATTCTAGTCTAATGCCCTTGGCGCGGTCCGCATGATCACGGCATAATGTTTGCGGATGAATTGGGCGCGAACTGAGGAGACACCAAAAATCTTGAGAATTTTTAACAGATAATTAGGCCACTTCCTTAACAATATGCCATTCCACTCGATAGCCAAGG comes from the Deltaproteobacteria bacterium genome and includes:
- a CDS encoding serine/threonine-protein phosphatase, with the protein product MIIAGIYTAIGPTIVFIAPTSNKNAILLAAEHIILGMIGWGHQHPALEDFNWFSLLTIFDSLGLALNVFFYKYLIQFSPLDSRSKELQLQNERLRLEAIETQMHIAQRVQDSLSPALKVLHWNDAEVHFYHEQQDILGGDWMGARILPSGELVLVVADVTGKGIAAAMVAQAINTLWAEAKAASFFAAEDWLRSVNRTLYDMGEKVPHTATVGLAVVGRDQLTYYSCGHTPIFIGQAQRTQNVRYRPVIAPGQVLGLSGDISFNPRRINFAPGAPTPSILLGSDGVFARGSRTSSKKISAILNGIEHERLAPEAPSEAEDDRLLIWVRPASQAGLGTLSA
- a CDS encoding enoyl-CoA hydratase/isomerase family protein codes for the protein MYQFIQASQVGSTFEIVLNRPDKRNAISLELWHELDAALKEANRASGVRCIVMRGEGKGFSAGIDLSTLTQLGDGYGADWLSKMRLITADIQAVVNRLERSELPTIALLHGFCLGMGMELALACDFRIGTSDLKMGLPEVHLGIIPDVGGTTRLVKLVGAARAKEIIMTGRQLDAAYLERVGILNQVVEPAQLTDAGKAMESELSKGAPLAIGMAKRVIDGMIDQDRGLSLEAWAQAALFQTADFREAAAAMSERRPPRFSGK